CGCCGGGCTTCTGGGTGGGCTCGTCGGTGGTCTGCTCATGCCGTTACCGGCGATCGTTTGGGCCTGGTCGACTGGGCGAACGATTTGGTATCCCCCCAACCTGCTCGCGGCGATGATCTATCCTGAAATGCGTTCCCTGTCTTCACAAGAATTGCAAATGTTTCGCACCGACTGGTTGGTCGCGGCGATTGCGATTCATCTGGCGATGACCCTGTCATTCGGATTGGTCTACGGAGCCCTATTACCCCGCGTAACACGCATTCCCGGTCCCCTTGCCTGGGGCGGACTGGTGTTGCCGCTGGTTTGGACCGGCATGAGCTATGGACTGATGGGCATAGTGAATCCACTGATGCAGCAGCGTGTCGACTGGCCGTGGTTCGTGGTCTCACAATTCATTTTCGGTATCGTCGCGGCGATTGTGGTCCTGCGCAGCGAAATGGTGCATATCGCGCCAGCCGGAAGTGGTCCCGCTGTCGATCAGGAAGCAGCGACGAAGTGGCTTACGAAATGACGAGCACGCAGACAATACTTGCGAACAAAATCGAGTCGCTCAGCGTCTTCGCTCTCGGTGCGCTCGCGATCACTCTGCTCGCCGCAGGCTGCGGTCATTTGCCCGGCAAGCCCGACCCTGCGCTGCGCCCCATCGCGCCCAATGAGATCACCGATTTTAATGTTCTCTTTGAGCGCAACTGCGCTGGCTGCCATGGCCGCGATGGCACTCTCGGCCCGGCCCCGCCACTGAACGATCGCCTGTTTCTCGCGATTGTGCCGGACGCTGAGTTGCATCGAATCGTCAGCGAAGGGCGTCACGGAACCTCCATGCCAGCCTTTGTTCAGCATCGCGGCGGGCCATTGACCGAGCAGCAAGTTGGCATTCTCGCGGCCGGGTTGAAGCCTAAGTGGCAAGGCCAGCAGTTGCCCAGCAACGATTTGCCAACTTATGCAGTGAGTGCCGGCGATCCCCAAAACGGCGAGCAGGTGTTTGCGCAGGCATGTGCTGTGTGTCATGGCGAGCATGGACGTGGCGGCGATGCGGGAACCATCAACGACGTCGCATTTCTTTCCCTCATCAGCGATCAGGCCTTGCGGCGATTGGTCATCACTGGCCGCCCCGATCTGGGCATGCCCGATCATGCCGGCAGCGAGGGAAGAATCGCTGGCTTCCAGCCACTTAGTTCCGAGCAGATTAACGACGTCGTCGCACTGTTAGCATCGTGGCGAACGGCAAACTCAGTTTCACCAGCACAATAAATCCTCACTAGTGATCCAGGCCAGCGGCCATGCAAACTGAACCTACTCCGCCACTCGACTTGCTCCCCGGTCGCCGCACCTTCTTCGGTTGGTTCACGTATGCCCTCGGCGCGATCGCTGCCTTCGTGCTCGGTCTGCCACTCGCTCAATACTTTCTGGGCACCAACAAAAGTCAGCTGGCTTGGGTCAAACTGGGCGATGTCGATTCCTTTCCAACCGGCGAAACGCGAATGGTTACGTTTGACAACCCCATTCGCCAACCCTGGGATGGTAAGACGTCCCACACCGGGGTCTTTGTTCGCTACCGGGGCAAAGACACCAAGCAGCAAGATCAGTTCCTCATTTTGGCCGTGAATTGCGCTCACCTGGGCTGCCCTGTCTCTTGGTTTCCGCAGTCCGGGCTGTTCATGTGTCCCTGTCATGGCGGCGTCTATCATGCCAATGGCGAGCGGGCGTCCGGTCCACCTCCACGCGGTTTGTTTCGCTGCGTCTGGCGAGTCGAAAAGGGACAGCTCGAAGTTCAGGCTCCTCACTTTCCCAGCCTGCAGGACACACTCGATCCTCAAGGTGATCCGGCATTGTTAGCTGGGAACCTGCCGAGGTGCGATCATGCTTAAATGGCTGACGCAAATCGGTGGCTGGGTCGATCATCGCCTGGGTCTTGGCGCGTTTCTCGTCCCCATGCTCGAGCATCCCATACCGCGAGGTGCTGCGGGACCAATGGGCTGGTGGTATGTATTCGGCAGCGCCTCGATGACGCTCCTTGCCATTCAAATTCTCACCGGCATTGGCTTGTCGCTCGTGTATGTGCCGGCCCCGGACCAGGCCTTCGAGAGTCTCGAATACTTGAACTACGAACAGCCGATGGGCTGGTTTTTGCGAGCGCTGCACTACTATGCGGGCTCGGCGATGGTGGTGATGGTGCTCGTGCATATGACACAAGTGTTTTTGCATGGGTCGTACAAGTACCCGCGTGAACTGACGTGGGTGGTCGGCGTGTTCTTGCTCCTCTGCACACTGGGGATGTTCTTCAGCGGGCAGATATTGCGCTGGGATCCCGATGCTTACTGGGGACTGGCGGTCGCCGGTTCGATGGCGGGACGAGTGCCCGTAGCCGGCCCTTGGATTGTGCAGTTGTTGCACGGCGGGGCTGTCATTGGTGGCAGTTCGCTGAGTCGCTTCTTCGCCCTGCATGTATTCATCATCCCTGGCGCATTGATGTCGCTGCTCGTGGTGCACTTATGGCTGGTGTTGCGCTGCGGTGTGAGTGCTCCGCCCAATGCGCAGCAGCCCGTCGATCCGCGCACCTACGACGCCGACTATCACACTGAGCTGCATCGTACGGGCGTTCCCTTCTTCGGCGATGCGGTTGTCAAAGACGCCTGCTTCTCGGCACTCGTGGTGATTGTGGTGGTCGCTCTGGCGGCGATCATGGGTCCGAAAGGACCAAGCGAACTTCCCGACCCGACCCTCGGCGGCGCCAACCCGCGCCCGGAGTGGCCGTTCCTCTGGTTGTTTGCGTTGCTCTCCATGAGCCCTCCTGCTGCGGAGACTTTCATCATTCTGGTGTTGCCGGTGCTGCTCATCGGCCTGCTGTTGCTGGTTCCCTTCATCAGCAATCGGGGGCAACGAGCGCCGAGTCAGCGGCCCGTCGCGGTTTTGATCGTGGTCATCTCATACACAGTCCTCGGTGTGCTCACCTACGAGGGCTATAGTGCTCCTTGGTCACCGGCGATGAATGCGTGGAGTGGCGATCCTGTTCCTGTCTCGATGGTGAAGCAAAGTTCTCCGCTGCAGTTGCAGGGAAGTTTGGTGTTTCAAAACAAGAACTGCCGGAACTGTCATGCCTTGGCCGGAGTCGGCGGCAGGCGCGGCCCTGACTTGTCGACCATCGGCACGCGCCTGACGCGCGACCAACTCATCGACCAGATCAGCAACGGCACGCCCGGCGGCGGCAACATGCCCGCCTATGGTCAACAGATGGGCCCGCACGAAATGACTGCGGTCGTCGACTTCTTAGTTAGTTTGCGACCAGCAGGACAGCCCCCCGCCCGAGTTGCCACGGTCGATCCACCGCAGTAGGTTCGCTTCTCATGCCTCCTACGCTTGCTGCTTTCGCTCGCTCCTGGCCTTGGGATCCTTGGCTCGTCATTGTTCTGGTCATCACGGCTGCCATCTATGCGCGCGGGTTCTGGCTGCTGCACCGGCGCGATCCAACGCGCTGGCCGCTCCTTCGCCTGGTTGCTTTTCTCGCCGGTCTTGCCACTCTCTTTCTCGCGCTCGCTTCGCCGATTGAACCGTTTGCCAGCCTGCTGTTGCAAGTCCACATGCTGCAGCACTTACTGCTGATGATGGTGGTCGCGCCCCTCGTTTGGCTCGGCACGCCATTAATGCCACTCCTGCGCGGGCTGCCAAGACAGCTGCGCAAGAGCTGGTTCGCGCCGCTCCTCCGCTCGCGCTCGTTGCAATCTCTGTTAGCAGCAATGACTCATCCTTTCGTTGCCTTGCCTCTCTTCACGGCGATGACCTGGCTGTGGCATCTGCCGCGAGTCTACGATGCGGCCCTCCGCGCGCCGCAGTTGCACTACTGGCAACATGTTTCGTTTCTGCTCGCTGGTCTGTTGTTTTGGTATCCAGTTGTTCGTCCTTATCCGGCTCGGCCGCGCTGGTCTCCTTGGCTGCTCTTGCCCTACTTGTTGCTGGCCGATATTCAAAACACCGTCCTCTCGGCACTTCTCACATTTTCCGATCGCGTTCTCTACTCTTACTACAACGAAGTCCCGCGCATTGCCGGTATCACCGCACTCGAAGATCAGTCCTCGGCGGGCGTGTTGATGTGGGTTCCCGGGTCGATCGCTTTTCTCGGACCTTTGTTCTGGATCGGCCTGCAGTTGCTTTTCGGAAGCAGTCAGCGCGCACCAGTAAAACGCGAATCCCACCCCAGCCTGCGAATTCTGCCGGTTGAGCAAGTTGCTCCCTTCGATTTGCTGCATGTTCCCGTCCTCGGTCACTTTCTTCGTTGGCGCTATGCGCGCTTCACGGCCCAAGCCGCGATGACGGTGCTCGCCGCGGTTGTCATTTATGATGGTCTTGTTGGTCCGCAGGTCGGTGCCATGAATCTCGCCGGCGTCTTGCCGTGGATCCACTGGCGCGGGCTGCTGGTCTTGGGTCTGCTCGTTGCCGGCAACTTCTTTTGCTTCGCTTGCCCCTTCACCCTTCCCCGCGCGCTCGCCCGCCGCTGGCTGCCGCAGGGGCGAGCGTGGCCCACTTGGCTGCGCAGTAAATGGCTCGCGGCTGGTCTGTTGGTTTTGTTTCTTTGGTCGTACGAGGCTTTCTCGCTGTGGGATAGCCCGTGGCTGACCGCTTGGATCACCGTTGGTTACTTCGTCGCTGCCTTCACGATTGAAGGCTTCTTTCGCGGCGGTTCGTTCTGCAAATATGTTTGCCCCATCGGTCAGTTCAACTTCGTGCAATCGCTCATCTCTCCCCTGGAGGTTCGCGTGCGCAGGGCAGACACCTGTGCCAACTGCACGACGCACGACTGCCTGAAAGGTAACGCGACCAACACGGGCTGTGAGTTGCAACTCTTCCAGCCACGCAAGGGCGGGAACATGGACTGCACGTTTTGTCTTGACTGTGTTCAAGCGTGTCCTCAGCAAAATGTGGGCATCCTGGCGACGACTTCTGTGACTGAACTCTGGAGCGATCGTTGGCGTTCGGGTGTGGGTAGGTTTTCGCAGCGGCCCGATCTCGCCGCTCTGGTGTTGGTGTTGGTGTTTGGTGCCTTCGCCAATGCGGCTGGCATGGTGGGTCCGGTGGTCGATTGGCAAAACGAGTTGAGTAGTCGACTTGGTCAACGTTCGCATTGGCTGACCTCCACTCTTTTCTATTCCGCAACCATCGTGGCATTGCCGCTGCTCGCCGTAGTAAGTGCCTCTGCGCTGAATCGTTTGGGCAATCCACTCACCACCTCGCGCCGGGAACTCGCCACGCGTTTTGCGTTTGCGTTCGTGCCGCTCGGGTTTGCCATGTGGCTCGCTCATTACAGCTTTCATTTTCTGACGAGTAGCGAAACGATCGTTCCCGTGACGCAACGTTTCACTAGTGACCTGGGTTTCAGCTGGCTCGGTTCGCCGCTGTGGAGTTGTGCCTGTTGCCGACCATTGACCGATTGGTTGTTGCAGTTCGAACTCCTCGCGCTTGATGTCGGCTTGCTCGCTTCGCTATATGTCGTTTGGAAAATTGCCGGCTCGCTGACGAACTCGTCCTCTTCTACTTGGAAGATTGCCGCTCCCTGGGCGGGCCTCGTGTTGCTCCTGTTCGCGCTGGGTGTCTGGATCGTTTTTCAGCCGATGCAAATGCGCGGCACGTTGCCGGGAGGTGGCTGATGCGAACCAATCTCTCGCTGCTGATCGTTACCTCCCTCACTATGCTGTGTCCGCACATGGCCAGTGCAGATGGCGGGACCGTGCGATTACTGGAGCGCCGTGGCAGTCAAACGATTACCGTTTTCACCTCACCCGCGCCGCTTCGCGCCGGCATTATCGACGTCAGCGTACTGGTGCAGGACCAAACCGGCACGGTTGCCATGCGCGAGGTCGCCATCGAAGTCGTGGCTCAGCCCCGCGACCACTCGGGACCGATCATTCGCCTCCCGGCCACAACTGACGCCGCGACGAACAAGTTGCTGCGGGCAGCCAAGTTCAACCTTCCGCATTCAGGCTGGTGGCAGGTCGAAGTCGTCATGCATTCCCCCAATCAGCCCACGGAGCGTTTTCACTTCGATGTGGAAGTTGCCCCGGCCCAACCGCGCTGGGTGACGTTCTGGCCCTGGTTCACCTGGCCCATACTAGCCATCGTCCTGTTCGCCTGGCACCAATGGCGGGCGCCATCCAGGGATTGCACTAAGGTGAACTAACGGCCCATTGGTTCGAGTCCGTCACCTTGGCAATTTACTGCTTGCTCAAGTCCACCGCCCGTTTGGCCAAGTGGAAAAATTTCCGGAATTCTCAATTTTCATCAACTGAGAGTGTTATACAGAGAAACAACTTACGTCAAAAACTCTAGGAAACTTTCCATAATCGATTTCCGGAAATTTACCGCTTTTGGAACTGGAAAAATCCGTCGCGACCTCCCCAAACTTCGCATCCTAATCACTTGTCGACCCGGGCAGTTCAAATGAGTAATGGTGAATCCGTTTCCCTTGTC
Above is a window of Anatilimnocola aggregata DNA encoding:
- a CDS encoding cytochrome c is translated as MAYEMTSTQTILANKIESLSVFALGALAITLLAAGCGHLPGKPDPALRPIAPNEITDFNVLFERNCAGCHGRDGTLGPAPPLNDRLFLAIVPDAELHRIVSEGRHGTSMPAFVQHRGGPLTEQQVGILAAGLKPKWQGQQLPSNDLPTYAVSAGDPQNGEQVFAQACAVCHGEHGRGGDAGTINDVAFLSLISDQALRRLVITGRPDLGMPDHAGSEGRIAGFQPLSSEQINDVVALLASWRTANSVSPAQ
- a CDS encoding QcrA and Rieske domain-containing protein — its product is MQTEPTPPLDLLPGRRTFFGWFTYALGAIAAFVLGLPLAQYFLGTNKSQLAWVKLGDVDSFPTGETRMVTFDNPIRQPWDGKTSHTGVFVRYRGKDTKQQDQFLILAVNCAHLGCPVSWFPQSGLFMCPCHGGVYHANGERASGPPPRGLFRCVWRVEKGQLEVQAPHFPSLQDTLDPQGDPALLAGNLPRCDHA
- a CDS encoding cytochrome c oxidase assembly protein; this encodes MPPTLAAFARSWPWDPWLVIVLVITAAIYARGFWLLHRRDPTRWPLLRLVAFLAGLATLFLALASPIEPFASLLLQVHMLQHLLLMMVVAPLVWLGTPLMPLLRGLPRQLRKSWFAPLLRSRSLQSLLAAMTHPFVALPLFTAMTWLWHLPRVYDAALRAPQLHYWQHVSFLLAGLLFWYPVVRPYPARPRWSPWLLLPYLLLADIQNTVLSALLTFSDRVLYSYYNEVPRIAGITALEDQSSAGVLMWVPGSIAFLGPLFWIGLQLLFGSSQRAPVKRESHPSLRILPVEQVAPFDLLHVPVLGHFLRWRYARFTAQAAMTVLAAVVIYDGLVGPQVGAMNLAGVLPWIHWRGLLVLGLLVAGNFFCFACPFTLPRALARRWLPQGRAWPTWLRSKWLAAGLLVLFLWSYEAFSLWDSPWLTAWITVGYFVAAFTIEGFFRGGSFCKYVCPIGQFNFVQSLISPLEVRVRRADTCANCTTHDCLKGNATNTGCELQLFQPRKGGNMDCTFCLDCVQACPQQNVGILATTSVTELWSDRWRSGVGRFSQRPDLAALVLVLVFGAFANAAGMVGPVVDWQNELSSRLGQRSHWLTSTLFYSATIVALPLLAVVSASALNRLGNPLTTSRRELATRFAFAFVPLGFAMWLAHYSFHFLTSSETIVPVTQRFTSDLGFSWLGSPLWSCACCRPLTDWLLQFELLALDVGLLASLYVVWKIAGSLTNSSSSTWKIAAPWAGLVLLLFALGVWIVFQPMQMRGTLPGGG
- a CDS encoding cytochrome b N-terminal domain-containing protein translates to MLKWLTQIGGWVDHRLGLGAFLVPMLEHPIPRGAAGPMGWWYVFGSASMTLLAIQILTGIGLSLVYVPAPDQAFESLEYLNYEQPMGWFLRALHYYAGSAMVVMVLVHMTQVFLHGSYKYPRELTWVVGVFLLLCTLGMFFSGQILRWDPDAYWGLAVAGSMAGRVPVAGPWIVQLLHGGAVIGGSSLSRFFALHVFIIPGALMSLLVVHLWLVLRCGVSAPPNAQQPVDPRTYDADYHTELHRTGVPFFGDAVVKDACFSALVVIVVVALAAIMGPKGPSELPDPTLGGANPRPEWPFLWLFALLSMSPPAAETFIILVLPVLLIGLLLLVPFISNRGQRAPSQRPVAVLIVVISYTVLGVLTYEGYSAPWSPAMNAWSGDPVPVSMVKQSSPLQLQGSLVFQNKNCRNCHALAGVGGRRGPDLSTIGTRLTRDQLIDQISNGTPGGGNMPAYGQQMGPHEMTAVVDFLVSLRPAGQPPARVATVDPPQ